The Winogradskyella schleiferi genome has a window encoding:
- a CDS encoding RNA polymerase sigma factor yields the protein MTSTNQDIEQLLWLCKSGNQRAQLEIYNRYNKAMYNTALRIVKDSYKAEDIMQESFLTGFTKLNTLEDTKMFGAWLKRIVINNSIGHYNKTMKQNEVPLDTVIYKVEDDGGIVEHEQTSEKVKQVLDTMKTLKPNYNVSLTLHLIEGYDYEEICEIMNISYANCRTLISRAKESLRKKLVLN from the coding sequence TTGACATCAACCAATCAAGATATCGAACAGTTATTATGGCTTTGTAAATCTGGAAACCAACGTGCACAGTTGGAAATTTACAACAGATATAACAAAGCCATGTACAACACAGCCCTGAGAATTGTAAAAGATTCCTATAAGGCTGAGGACATTATGCAAGAGTCTTTTTTAACGGGCTTCACAAAACTGAACACTTTGGAAGACACTAAAATGTTTGGCGCATGGTTGAAAAGGATTGTGATTAATAATAGTATTGGGCATTATAACAAAACAATGAAACAAAATGAAGTGCCTTTAGATACTGTTATTTATAAAGTTGAAGACGATGGCGGCATTGTAGAACATGAACAGACTAGCGAAAAAGTGAAACAAGTTTTAGACACTATGAAAACCTTGAAACCCAATTATAATGTGAGTTTAACATTGCATTTAATTGAAGGTTACGATTACGAAGAGATCTGCGAGATTATGAACATTTCTTACGCCAATTGCAGAACTTTAATATCAAGGGCCAAAGAGAGTTTGCGTAAAAAACTAGTATTAAATTAA